aaacattgaagttacttaaatcaagggaatcaagaattccatttgacacaagtctctgaattctctatttagagatgtgacctgaacgcttgtgccataacataacgaaattctcatttaatttacgttttgtaccacatgaattagataacaggatcttgttaaatgaagcaaaagaatcaagcatatatagattatcaattaaagaaccggtaccaataagcttagaatcttgaaaacgactaactttattatttctaaaagaacaagaaaaatcaaatttgtccaaactggaaatagaaactaaattccgtCTAAATGACagtacaacaaaagtctcatttagatccaaataacaaccagtttttaaaagtaatctaaaatttccaatagcttCAACTGGAACTACTTTGTGATcgcccacatagatgaatctttcagcatcacttggCGGCCGGCTCCACAGGATACcctgcattgatatacttatgtgagtagtagcaccagaatatacccaccaagtatctgtaggtacagaagctaaattaacttcagaacaaacCAAAATAAGAAGTTTACGTGGCgtacttgggacaatctttcttgaagtgatctttctttttgcagaaaaacaaggatttttagtagcttatttcttgtttttattctgctgagatgtcccTTCTGTAGCATCCACAATTCttgccaaatgagcactttctgtcatttatctcttaatcctatattcttcttgcacacattgtgagataagctcattaatactccatttatcgagagataagtaccagatgcacgagtaaatttttatttatctcgatatcaagtgcctttaatttacctgcgAGATTGGACATTTTCATAATGTACTCtcttatgtttccattgcccttatacctcatagaagttaaaaaagtcaaaagactacttgcttcccttttttcatttttagtaaaatatttttcaatttgagcaaggaacttattggcattttcactttccgTGATAGAACCCCGAAAAGACTCCGGAATGGAGTGTCTAATGATCATCAGATACATGCGATTTGACCGttcccacttctctatattagccgTATTTGGCTGCtcctcagtagaagtaggtttatgggtccttaatgcaaggtctaaatccatacacccaagaagtatctctagtttccaaatcttgaagttcgatccattcaacttaagaattgaacttagatttccagatatttgagtaagaccactgaaacaataaacaacaaaacatatgctcacaaataaaacataacaaaataatttcacatatgtgatagacccctttaacaagatacctagcacaacattgatgtccagcctttgggcaaaaaacaccaactgtaaatggtactctcaatgtagtaatcaaagtactgacaATTAACTCTGTCAAAAAATAGCCTTTCTTTAGAtcgactatttttcacatgagcaatccttataattgccacatactcattaccacatgcatatCCACAATTtagccaaataattatcttcctttggccgataattatccgcataaattcatgaatatgcacatcattttagaatttaattaatctagataacagaggctactttggtaacatattattttgatcaactcaatctaaaatataagacacaataatataataatattattgtacaaaaaaaaaaaaaaaaaaggaagaacatCAAATAGTTTTTACCaatattcacttaataattgcataaacacaatacaattaaagcaacaaaacatgtgaatatcgctaaatatcatcaatcaaatttaaatttaaattcaccaaaatatcaatcaaatctaattttaaatttaccacattatcaattatatttaaatttaaaccatagcatgatcaattaatcttgaatccacaATATGATTATTCAAATCTTGACTTAAACCACTAGTAAAACTTTAGATTCAAATTCACAaaccttattaatttaaaaactagatttaaattcactcaattaTCAATAATCAAGATCAAGAATCACCGGCAAGATCAAACAAGATCATATAAGAATCACTGGAAAAATCAAACAGATTGATTAATAAACGAAGAACATCAATGAAAATTCCTCCCATAGTAGCTTTTTCTATTATAAAcatgactttttttaaaaaattctttaaacttcTTTACCCAAAATTGAATCAAGATCCATGACAAACAAATATGAATTGACAATTCAACATGAAATCCATGCTCTGATGccacttgttagcataaattctttatatctatattgaatggATAAatcctaggatcattcatgtcaaattgtcaagaataacataccggattctattgcaaaattgatgatagcttatgatggatgactatggtcttcctcaacccAAGCTCCGAATgccttagtgggatctctctctagataggattcaagaaagactgagtgcttattgtttttgtatattggggaccagagctctaaggtctctttatatactagttagggttcccattaaaccctaattaactaggaatgagtTTCTACCTATTAAATCCacactcaattaggaatctaggccttaattaattggatcacataatagggtccaatctaataaaatatgataaattattaatccacatacatatctcatactttaattaaacatattattatttaaatatgtctaacatcATAGTCTTAAGTACATTGTCCATTTAAATATAACTCAATAATGAAAGTCTATCTATGATGTTTTTGATACATCGTGAGTTCAAATTGTTACCATATTTTCAATACATGTGTTTAGGTAATCCGTCTCCTAAAATGGTGAGGATCTCAATCTAACAACATCAAATAGGTGGTGCAAGTGGTGCTTTGCCTAGCCCGATCACATGAAGTCTTCAACTTTTGTCTCATTGGACAAACCCAAATATACGTAACCAATGACATTATCAACATGACAGTTCTTGAGAAGTTCTTGTAGAACTATGAAACCACCTTTCTAAATTGGCTTCAGGCTTTAATCGTTAGGAATGATTTGGTAGTGTATTAAGTCATAGTTTATTTcattacatattttatttatttactaggaaaattattttaaatgtcaaaattgttgaaaatatttacaaataatagtaaaatatcacagtctatcttcGATAAAtcgtgatagactactatctataTCTACCTATGTCATGATAGATACCGATGGTAGTATATCTCGATCTATCGTGATTTATCGCAAATAGGTagtaaaattttgctaaatttataaatattttgatttagttTTCTGTATTTGAAAGAAGccatttattattagttttaatttcttgttttaattGATATCTTCTCGTCAATGTCCACATTTTAAACCATGAATACAACATTCTTAAAAAATTGTGGTCAAATTGAGTGCAAGCTAAGATTTTCATTCCACCACGTCACGATCCCTCTATTTAAGCCCAATTTGAAGGGACATTGGCCCTTAAAATCGGGTCTATTGCGGTGGGCCTCAGCCCATTGAACTTGCTTGCATTCCTTCTTTTATGTCTCATACTTTGTAGGTATAACCTATAACAATTGAAAAACATTTGGATATATCTAGAGGTGTATCTAGAAATTGAGGGTATTTTTTTGGATGAATGCGAAATTTCAAGTTGGTTAGATTCACAACTTAAAGGACCCAAATAAAGTTTCCAACTCAATCCTTAAAATTCGGATTGGGTTGTCGGTTATaacttatcttttctttttaattacaaatatataaatttatatataaaatataactaataactaaaatctcataaaattcaaatgctaaataccaaatatctatgatatttgttgcaaactttaaacaaagacaaatatcataagaattttaaaagaaaaaaaaaattaaaaattcacaaattaatcaaactttaaacacacacacatatatatagtcACCCAACCTAGCTCAAcagaaatacaaaaattttaactcaatccaacccaagaacaaaactaatccaacccaaccatgactttttgggttgggtagtctagattgttcgggttgtcgggttatttgaacacccctagatATATTGAAAATTACATTCATTGTAtatgtattttattcaattgcttaataataatttgttacatgataattttttcttttctttttttttttacttttttcttttgttgttgtATGTGATTGGGACTCGCAAAGATATGCATATTAGAATATACCAAAATATTGCtcgtattttttttatatatttctaaattttgtaataattgtttatacatatatttcacCATTTGTtatcataaaaatacaaaagtagCAGCCAATCAATAAAGTGCATAGGAAAATGacattaaaactaattttttgtGAAATTCGTGAATTTTGCTAAACCAAAAGGTTTATGATACTAAATAATCAATGAATGGCTAAGGGCATACTAGGGCGAGTTCCTAAGTACTTACAAAATCAATCAATTATTTATTACACTAATTATTAATCATGGTAAAAGCTTTATGTTTTAGAAATTAGTGAGATCATAGAAAATTGTAATTACTTAAAAATTATTAGGTGAATTAGTGGAATGCAACACCCATCTAAATTTACCATAGAATTTGACAAAATTAAAACTCTGTAGTAAATATTAACTATGGCAAATTGTTCATGTAGTACCTCAAAtcacatagaaaaaaaaattaagaattttttttttaaaaaaaattgtgacaTGCAAAATTGTGATCTAGATATTAAATGGACAAACTATACAAAGACCAATAACCTCAAAATACATCcagatatttataaaatttaaaaaaaatattttttaaaatatttttatatgattaaaaaaaaaagtaaaaagtacAAAAATGAGGTGCACCCTAATattaccatatatatattttttatcgaTCATTTgaaggaatgaaaaaaaaacgTGAGTGGTTGTAAAAAGTGGGGGATTTGTGGGCAAGAGAAAACCCAGGTGGCGAAATAGTAAGGGGCTTTCCTGCTCCTATCTGCCCGTGAAAGTCGTTGGAGTGCCCTTCACACGGACACCAATTTTGCATTCTCCACGTGGCAGCCGTTGGAAGCTCCATAgagattcaagattacaatctATCAGAAATAGAGGAAAAGAAATGGggagccaaaaaaaaaaaatccattcgtgtgatttttcattttgcatTCATGTGTTATTATCAATATGAGTTTTGAAATAGATTTATGTTCACCTTTTCATGAGTTCGATATGAATcgatattttattatatcaaACAAAAATTCAGACACATAAATAATAGACTTGTTTATGAAAatgtttctttattaatttaaatatattttttaaacctTACAAACAATTgcattatttgaaattaaaaaacacgaagaaagaaaaatgaaaagagaaagaaaatattagAGAATTGGGTTGGCGGTAACCTTTGTCACAAGGCAGAACTCTGCACCTTCCTTTCTCTCCATATTCTTTCACTCTCCACTATTTAAAAAAAGCTTCCCCTCTTCTTTTTTTGCTTTCTCACATAAATCTCACCACCAATATTCACTTTccaattctcaatttttttaacaaaaaatctCTCCTCCGTCATGGACTCTGGCGAATCAAACCTCCCTCTCCTCCTCCAACACTCATACTGCAGATCCAAATCCCTAACCTCCGATGATCTTCGCAACTTCCGAATCAGCCTCAAATGGTGCGCTCTCGACCACTCCTCCGCCGCCGGAAAGTTCTTCTCCTACTTCACCTTCACTTTCCTGACCTTCGTCGTCCCTGGCGTGGCGATCCTCGCCGTCCGAGATCCGGCCGACGATCCGATCTCGTTCAATAAACTGGTTCAGGTTCCGGAATCCGGACTGGCGGCGGTCGGATTCTTGAGCCTGTGCCGATTCTTCCGGCGGTACGGACTCCGGCAGCTTCTGTTCTTGGAGGGATTGCAAGAAGATTCAGTGTATGTGCAGAAAGGTTATGCGCGTGAACTGGAGAAGTGGTTCCGTTGCGTTGCGTACATTCTTTTTCCGTCGTTCTTCGTTGAGTTGGCCCACAAGATCATATTCTTCTCCACCGTCAAGATTTCATTTCCGTGAGTTTAATTCAACTGCTTAACCTTGATTAATACCTAAATACCTTAATTAATacataattaattcttttatttctatttcattttcgtatatgtatatatatcttCCTTCCTTTTTATTTGTGGAGTTTTTGAAATGGTTAAATATTGTTTTGGTCCTTTATTTTAAGGTTTTGAttcattttaataattatacttttaaaatatttattttaatttttatactcTCAACTTTAGTTCATATTGGTTCATACACTTTAAAATTGCTTATTATAGTTCTTgtattttagattttagtttattttgatttttattctttaaaaagtGACCATTTTTTATCctgtcattttcatttttaaaggattaaaatagtcactttttataaattcaaggatcaaaatgaatcaaaattgaaagtatagtaaccaaaataaacattatGAAAGTAAAGGGATTAAAATCAACTGAGTTGAAAGTATAGagataaaaataaacattttaaaggTAGGTGGACTAAAATGATTAACCAGAACTAAAAAGTATAAAGACTATAATAGTATTTAAActatttgaaaaaacaaaccaCTTTGGTCGCAGATATTTTAAAAGGTCTATTATGAAATTTTTAAGAAAGTtgtgattcaaatattcttGAACGTGCCAAAGTGAGCTTAGATTGTCGATAATTGTGATGAGCTTCTTTTAGAAGTCAAAAGTTTGATTCTTCCTCCACTCCTCCTCCATAATTATTACTAAAAcgatacttttaaaattattttttttcaaaattactcatatatttttaaaacatgcAATATTATCCATTGGCTTTTATAACcgttttaaaacaattatttgaaTACAAATTTAGAATTTCGTTCTCTCGCAAAATTATACTTTggttgaaggttttttttttttttttttcctttttacaatcaaaacaataataatttaccatgagaaaagatttttttttaaaaaaaaaaactaccatctttagaaatttggaggaaattttgatatttttcctcCTATAAATTCGGAGAGTACATTGAAAATGTTGATGCATAAAAGATGATGAAAAAtacacaaacaaaacaaaagactATAACATATATTATTGTTTATAATTAATGTGCAGTCAACTTTCAAGTTTCTATTTACTTGgttcttaaacttaaaaaactaTCTAATATAGTTtatttatcttttgtttttttcttaaacaatattcacatttaaaaaaaaaaaattaatagatttATACTAAGATATTTAAAAGAACTCTAtattttcaagtttatatctaataatagatataaaattaaaagtttaagaatttaTGAAACATATTTTAATGTTCATAGGTCAAATTAACACACAATCTTAAAAATTCATGATCGAAACTTGTAATTCAATTGATCTTCTTTTCATTCATTCTCCTTACCATCACAGGATGAACAAGGCAGGGTTTCCAGTGAACTCGATTTTATTCATATTCGTGTTGGGATCGTGGATGTACCGAACTGGGGTGTTTTTGCTCGTTTGTGTATTGTTCCGGCTCACATGCGAGTTGCAAATTCTTAGGCTACAAGGGGTTCACAAGCTGTTCGAAACGAGCAGCGGTTCGGGATCGGATGTGGTGGTGATCTTCAACGAACATTTGAGGATCAGAAAACAGTTATCGGTTACGAGCCATCGGTACCGATTCTTCATAATTGTGTGCCTGCTCGTTATTACAGTTAGCCAGTTTGTTGCATTGCTCTTGGTTTTAGCCTCTAAAACTGACAAAAATTTCTTCAATTCTGGCGACGTTGTGGTATATGCTCAAACTTTTATTATCATCATATATTTTAGACTTCGTTATTTTGTACTTTTAGAAATCATTATTTTttcgttttgtttttattttaatttaaatttcattttagtaCCATTTTcgttataaaaatttaaaaatgtctaaGGTAGTCTTTAAAccttttaaattaatatcattttgatgtttatcttcattttgtttttaaaaattaatgtcaTAATTTTGATCGGTATGTGTATTACAAACAATTTCAAGTTAATGGTCATTTTCTCacagaactaaaagaaaaaaattagagagaaacTTAAACAACTAAATAATAgatgaaaaaatataatatagtaaggaccaattgataatatatatgtatatatgtgtgtgtgattctcatcatgattttttttattttattttaaataaaatgtagTGAAGATGAATCAGATCAAGATGGACTATATAATGGATCCATTGATGATCTAGGTTGAATATCTATTTATCgtttttattctaatttttatttagttgataagttttaaaatgtttaatttaattttcatttgatcaTCAATTTcgtaatgttatatttttattcttgagtttcgaatttagtttttattgtcttttcaatattttacacTTCTACCCTTGAGTTTTTAGCAACACTCAATTTGATCTTTAGCTTTaacttttagttaattaatttaaatcagtATGATGCAAtgtgaaattttttaattaattttattagtgatgaaaattagtttgaaaattagTGTAAACTACTTTAACTATATCAATTTAATGGTCTTAAACTAATCAATCGATATTAACATCAAGAGCTGAAtagtaaaaaatgtaaaaaataaaattcgaggatcaaatagaaacaaaagttaaagtcaaaataaaattattatattttaaaatctagataCCAACTAGGTAccaaatataatgtatattaaaaaatatatttaattaaaagttaaaaaaccatatttattatgaaattgattcaacaataaaattggaaatttaggTTTGCTCGGCAGTTCAATTATGCGGATTCTTCTTGTGCCTATTTGGAGCTGCAAGAATTACTCACAGAGCACAAGGAATCGCTTCGGTTGCAACCCGATGGCACATGCTAGTCACCTCCGCTGCCACTGGATCCAACCCGACCAAATCTCTGCCATTGCCACCATCCGTCGACGATAAAAAAGACAACAATAATAACAGTAACAGTGACGACGACAACGACACCGATTCAGATTCATCATCGGATGTTTTGATTTCAGTGAACACACAAGAACCTTCTTCCTTCCAAATCAGACAGGCTTTAGGTTAGTGAATTCTGCTCTCGTAAACTTCATAGTTTCAATTATACtcttaaatttagaaattttcattttcacatttttttttacttcgaattttgtttttaaaaaatatcattaattatttttttatacaaaaatgATGAAATCAGCATGATATCAAATGTGTAGAAATTAGAATGGTTGACTTTACTTTAAGTAGGTTTGAAAATAAATTGcttgaaataatttgaaattgagtattgttttttttcttttttgaaataatttcataGATAATTAAGGtttatttggtaatcatttccttctttatttctgtttttaaaaattatgcctattttcttcctattttttacaatgatttgcatctcaagtacaatgattgaatttttgGCTAAATtctaaatacaaaaataagtatttaaaagcttttttttttttagttttttaaactattggtaaaaaatagataattatggaagaaatttgaagaagaaagtaACGTCTACAggcttaacttttaaaaataaaaaccacaactcaaatggttaccaaacgacgCCTAAAAATTTTCAGATCCCGagaatataattgaaacttacTACAAAGCTTAACctaaattacaagtttatgttCATCGACCTTTGAAGTTGTGTCTAATATGTGATCCTAAAGTTTTTAACAATGTATAAATATTTgacaattcaatttttaaatatcttttcAACGTTGGATCCTCAACATGTTACCTCTTTTGGTTAGGACTTCAAAAGCTCTCGATTAGAATCTAAACCGaagtttaaagattaaatttttaatctaaTATTGATTTGATTGTGCAAAGCTAGACTTGGAATCTTATCGTTTTGATTGAAGTAATTATGTTGTGATTTTGGCAGTGTCATATTTGCAACACAACAATGGAGGAATTACACTGTTTGGATATGCATTAGATCGAGGATTGCTTCATACACTCTTCGCATTCGAATTTTCTCTAGTTATGTGGATTTTGAGTAAGGTTGTCGTATTATCTTAAACCAAAAAACCTAATCAAACTTTTAACAAAAACTTGCATTTTTAGGTCAAGTAATTTTATAAGAAATATTGTATTGTCATAAGTGGATAAAAGATTCATTATTACTCTAAACAGCCATGTTTCATCTCTCATAGTGGAATTGTGGTAGTATGCGTTGTtatttaaaaatagatttaagaaaaatattattttagttctagCATTTGAAAACTCTGTCATATTTTAGTTTTCTTATATTTCACGTTATGTTCTATTTTGTTTGTATGGAAATTATTATTATggtttaatcaaattttattttaaaaattgcaCTTTAAAAAACTCGTTATAGAATTATAAAGTTCAAATGGATTCACTTGAGAAAGTTTtaagaatttaatttaaacaataataaatttaatattttaattgagacaatgataataaatgaagaacGTACGCTGATTTTGATGTTTAAGGCAACTAGATTGGGAAAAGCCCATAGGCCCATAAGACTTAAGACTTAAAGCCCAAACAAACACATAATTTCGAAGTTGTTAAATACAAGGATTTTCTACATAAAATGCCTTAAATATAacctatattatattaatatctttaccttttattttctttcatatttcCAACTTTTCATAGgtttatttaaatatctaacGTATAATATATACCTCAGTATataaaggaaaaattaaaacaaaattaaaacaaaaataaaacaccTATTGTATATACTACAACTAGATATACGTGTCACATTGTACTTTAATCATATCCTTGTATATGGAATATCACACCTAAATATACCTGTGTATATACAAAATCTATATAATTATTACTAACCCTTAGCAATATTTAGCAACAACGTTTGCAAAACCTATTGAatatatagaattttttttcgAATAAATAGATTAAATGAAACACACAACTCgaataattggaaaaaaaaaacatatcgaAAAAAAGATACACCCTATTATATATTGAAGGAACTTAAGCAATTTTTTATGCATGGTCTAtatgtctaaaattttatttaaatatctaacATGCAACATATTCCTTGATATACAAACAAAAGATAAAACGAAAACAAAGCACCTATTGTATAAACAATTggatatatatttcatatattgtaatttaatcatatctctatgtataaaatattacaCCTAAATATACCCATGTATACACAGAATATATAGAACTGTCACCAAGTTGTTGTTAGATCCGCTTTCCCTCGTTGAAATTCAAGGTATATTACTTCAATCCGATGATTGTTCAGAATCTAATTTCGACATTGTTACGACAAATGCTTGAACTTCCACTTAATTATATGAGAATTACTTGGGTTCTTGAACCATCGGAGCGTCGGAATACTATCACGAGAACTTCACCAAGTATTTCACCTCATGATTTTCCGGCACGTTTCTTGGCTGGAAACCTTGTTACTTCAACACCGGCGTGATGGTTATAGATTTCGTCAAATGACGACGGCCGGCTACAGGAAGGGAactggaagaaaaaaaaaaaaaaaaaagacctgTGTGAAGAAAGGGAAGATGTCAAGAGTGAAGATGAAAGACTCCTTATTCAACATGAAGGAGTTGGtgaaaaaagatgaagaaaatggaatAAACCCCTATAATtatgacaagagaaaattttgtAAATCAAGGTAtatttaacattaaaaaaaaagtaaaaaaaaaaaaaaaagaagagggaaaatggtaaattatccaaaattatCTCTAAAAGCCTTTactgaaaaatttaaaatttaagtacatttatgaaatatatgccACCAAGAGggattttcttgtaaaaatcTCTAAatagaataatatatatatatttaaataaaaatcatatattatgaACTTTAATTGTATTtcgattattttattttatttttaaaagaatattgatatattttttggTACAACCAATGGTAGAGATAAGAGGCAAAGTAAGTTAGTTCAACTAATATAAAATGTGTTTTAGCTATCAATTACAGTTAGCTAAGCTCACTTTGATAAATCTGATAATTAAAACACAATAAATCTCAAGTTCGCAATCAcatactaaaataaaataaatacacTTGAACTTTGCCGGTTGCTTCAAAGATATTATTGTAGTTTCAAAAGTTGCAACATTATTCCTAAACTTTAACCGTTTAGAAAACAACCTTAGAGTAGGAATCTCCCTTAAAATTTCAAACACATAATCATAACAAAAAAACCGTACACCGATGACCTAAAATAATGTAG
This genomic window from Benincasa hispida cultivar B227 chromosome 4, ASM972705v1, whole genome shotgun sequence contains:
- the LOC120075225 gene encoding uncharacterized protein LOC120075225, yielding MDSGESNLPLLLQHSYCRSKSLTSDDLRNFRISLKWCALDHSSAAGKFFSYFTFTFLTFVVPGVAILAVRDPADDPISFNKLVQVPESGLAAVGFLSLCRFFRRYGLRQLLFLEGLQEDSVYVQKGYARELEKWFRCVAYILFPSFFVELAHKIIFFSTVKISFPMNKAGFPVNSILFIFVLGSWMYRTGVFLLVCVLFRLTCELQILRLQGVHKLFETSSGSGSDVVVIFNEHLRIRKQLSVTSHRYRFFIIVCLLVITVSQFVALLLVLASKTDKNFFNSGDVVVCSAVQLCGFFLCLFGAARITHRAQGIASVATRWHMLVTSAATGSNPTKSLPLPPSVDDKKDNNNNSNSDDDNDTDSDSSSDVLISVNTQEPSSFQIRQALVSYLQHNNGGITLFGYALDRGLLHTLFAFEFSLVMWILSKVVVLS